The genomic window ctgGGTGTGGCACACCAGTTCTAATGGCCAGAGAGCAtcattgaaggcgtggcacgccagagagtgggcgtggcacgccggggtACTTGACAGACTGACCTATTCACCTTCAAAttggcataacttgagttacagaggtccaaatgagttgattccaaaggcgttggaaagataacatccagaaatttccaaaaatatataataattcatagtGGACATTCAATTTGAGGCCCAAACAACTCCATCAATTCAGCATTGCAAAGTGGATCATACTCCAAAGGGCAAAATCAAGTGGGAGTGACACTTGAAACCACACGCCAACTTCTTCCTGCAGCCCCCAACCTTCAATCAAGCccactccaactctcattcaagcTACAATTgttaaccaatcaaggccacaagaagcctctagaatagtttattttcatttcattgtaatttgcttttaatttcatttaagtttctaatttaggagagcctatataaaggccttagtttcatagacTTTGGTATGCTGGATTGGAGGAAGTCTTCGGACCCTCTCTATTCACCAtcaatttcttctcttttctttcttactttgtaaataatttagttatgaattactaactatttccattgggaaagagagctctattatttttcaatggattgattatttttattcttcttcttctctttatctctctttgatttactaaaaagaatttcgttcttcatgtttaacattcaattatcttggaaaagagattgaatgtaattgggttttatgggaaccttggaagaggaaacatttctttctcacacttgaataggatttgggttttggtgtttggatatggtgacatacaatcctccctctacttgaacctaggaaagtgtgtggtataatcaaggaacaagcttcatctcttctcatgagcaattagaccaaggaattggctattgatcaagatttgatagattgagtcaccaagggatcggggctcaatcaatcatgattgccaagaggtcaatgagttgcatgattgaagatgagatgaaatcaattaatccggagaatgcaatatctcttgatcccaatgcttattttatctttctttcttttatttactttatggttatttacattttctgcactttacatttctagcactttactttcttgtactttactttccttgccatttactttcttgaacTTTAttactttcctttactttcatgtcatttacatttcttttttattatctaTCCTTAATGaatagtctaactaggataatcaattaaataTTGTTTgctttaatccgttaatctctgtgggattcgaccccactcctagtgggtcattacttgacgatatttggtgCGCTTGCTAAAGAACGGATTCATTACATATGTCTTGATGAGTTAGATTCACTACCCACATATgtaatgaatccgttctttggcaagcgcaccaaatatcgtcaagtaataacccactaggagtggggtcgaatcccatagagattaacggattaaagcaaacaatagttaattgattatcctagttagactattCATTAAGGAGAGATAAtcaacaagaaatataaatgacatgaaagtaaaggacAGCAATAAAGTgcgagaaagtaaatggcaaggaaagtaaagtacaagaaagtaaagtgctagaaatgtaaagtgcagaaaatataaataaccataaagtaaataaaagaaagaaagataaaataagcattgggatcaagagatattacattctccggattaattgatttcatctcatcttcaatcatgcaagtcgttgacctcttggcaatcatgattgattgagccccaatcccttggtgactcaatctctcaaatcttgatcaatagccacttccttggtctaattgctcacgagaagagatgaagcttgttccttgattataccacacactttcctagGTTCAAGTAGAGGGAAGATTATATATCactatatccaaacaccaaaacccaaattCTATTCAAGTGCgagaaagaatttcaagcatagttttatgtttcctcttccaaggttcccataaaacccaattacattcaatctctttttcaagataattgaatgctaagcatgaagaacgaaattctttctagtaaatcaaagagagatgaagagaagaagaagaataaaaacaatcaatccattgagaaacaatagagctctctttcccaatggaaatagttagtaattcataactaaattatttacaaagtaagaaagaaaagagaagaaattgaTGGTGAATAGAGAGGGTCCGAAGACTTCCCCCAATCCAGCATACCCAAgtctatgaaactaaggcctttatataggctctcctaaattagaaacttaaataaaattaaaagcaaataacaatgaaatgaaaataaactattctagatacTTCTTGTGGCCTTTattggttgacaattgtagcttgaatgagagttggagtgggcttgattgaaggttgggggctgcaggaagaagttggcgtgtggtttcaagtgccactCCCACTTGATTTTGCCCTTTGGAGTATGACCTACTTTGCAACGCTGAATTGATGGAGTTGTTTGGGCCTCAAATTGAATGTCCactatgaattattatatattgttggaaagccctggatgttagctttccaacgcctttagaatcaactcatttggacctctgtagctcaagttatgcccattTGAAGGTGAATAGGTCAGTCTGTCAAGTaccccggcgtgccacgcccactttTTGGCATGCCACACCTTCAATGATACTCTCTGGTCATTAGAACTGGCGTTCCACACCCAGaaccccaagtggcacgcccattataAAAAtaaagttggcgtgccacgccttcgatgtcaagtggcacgcccagattTTGCAACGCTGAAATAATGGCATTTTCACCTTTAGTTTTAACGTCCACCCTAGAGTGTTATATAtagttggaaagctcttgatatCAGCTTTCCAACACCACCAAgatcacatcatttggacctttacaactcaagttatgttcctttgaagatgaagaggtcaggctggtaactctgCAGTAACGTGTTTTGCTCCCTGTGCTTTCGGGGTCAATATCTTCCTCAATTCCAGTGTCCATcataaagtattatatatggttgaaaaactctgtatgtctactttctaatggaaTGGGAATCATCTCATTTGAAATTGTGTATCTCAAGATATTTTCATTTGAAtgagaagaggtcaggctggcatatgccccggcgtgccacgcccactttttggcgtgccacgcccatagtggggCTCAAAATCACTCCTCTGAAACTTAAGCCTGGCATGCCTATGCCTATAGTGGGGCTCAAAATCACTCCTCTGGAACTTAAGCCTGGCGTGACACGCCcaaaacaccaagtggcacgccctctttgagatcttggcttcacaaacttggcgtgccacgcccatagcaccaagtggcacgcccatgttggtcttcattctttcaagcttggcgtgccacgcctagaacccaagtggcacgcccaagtcacaattaaggttggcgtgccacgccttcgacatcaagtggctcGCCCATGTGGATGGTTGGCTTTACaatcttggcgtgccacgcccatagcaccaagtggcacgcccattgttgaGAATTGGTTtcaaaagcttggcgtgccacgcccagagctccaagtggcacgcccaacttTATTTGCTTgttttgtgctctttttgcttctttttccacctgAAATTTAACGAAAACCATTTCAAAGCAAAGTACCACAATATATATCATTTTTtccatgaaattgcattgattcaATAGGATTGTGttctttttatggtccttttagatagGAAAAATGGTACATAATGCGTAGTCATCAAGCTCTGATAGGGGCAGCAGCTGTGGCGGTCGCACAGGCGGTTCATATTTTGGAGTAGATGCACTCGCAATGACCCTTGTAGAGAGCAGAAGGGGAACTTGTCGGCACTGTGGTTCCAAGACAGGCACACGAGTTCAGGTGACGCAATGACTATTGGGTTGGAGTCTACGATGACTCGACCAGAGGCACAACCAATGAGGTCAATTATTAATCTAAAAGCGGGAAGGCAAAGCAAATCTGGGTTGGACGTGGACTCAGTCAGACGGTTAACTAACAAATAGAGGATGCAAAAATTAGGAGAAGGGATGCCGTCGCCAGCACCATGAAGGCCAGGGAGGGGGAAGCCAGGAAAAAAAAACTAGGGTTTCACTCCACTCCAATAATAACAGGATTCGTAGTATGTCTTTTATTTAATTAGATATTAAATACATTTGTGTATATTTTCACATAGATATTaatgattttataaaatataacgATAAAAATtgttatttaaaatttactttcaaTTTACATATTAAAGTTAGTNNNNNNNNNNNNNNNNNNNNNNNNNattaattaatttttaatgtatattttatattttactatatattttatattaataattaattttaatggttAATTTTAGAATATAACTAACATgattatataattaatttatacTTTAGCCATAGCTTCTCAAGTAGTAAAAGTGTAAAACTACTAATTCATAATAGAAGTAAACCAAATTCTACTAATTGGCGTTTTAGTATGTCCACACAAGTTACCCAATATGTCCCAATCTATTTCATAGAGGTTTGCCAATGACTTAAAAGGAAACCGAATTCATTATTTCAAGAAATACAATAAACTCAATCTTTTGTTATACCTTACAAGCACAATATAAGACAAACCCAACAGAAGGTTTGGTATATAAAGAAACAAGCACATAAATAGAGATGCTGACTTCTTAGGAAGATGCCAACCTCCTCTCCAAGATAGCCTTCATAGTAGCCAACATTTTCTCCCTATCTGGGAAATTTTCTTTGATAACTGGGGCATTCTTGAAATTATCAAACCATAAATGTAAGAGAGGGAACTTTTCAGCTACCAGGATCTTTACTTGTTTAAGATCTTCTATAGTGACAAAAAATACGAAAAATGATCCAATAGCTATGTCCACAATGTTAATTTTGTCACCACCGAAGAATTTTCTCTTATCAGCTAAGCAATGATCTTCAAGGACTTTGAAGTTTTCCCAGGCCTTCTGTACggccttttctttctcttccgcACTAGTGCTTTGAATGAGTGCTGGCAGTGCAGGAACCTAGTATAAACGTTAATCCATTAATTATTGACAACATTGAatcgatattattattattattcataaaaaACTTTGATACGGTACAAAGTTAATTAGCATAAAAATGACTAGAAAGCGAGAATCTTGTTAAGctacaaattttattattattattattggattttATCTCCGATATAAAAATAATGAGACAGAGTAATAAAAAATCAGAGATGTATTTTGTCCTTGGTTTTGAAAAcgatgaaaaatataaaaatttgaattgatttgtTCAGCTTGCACATATGGACACTTAGCAATTATCGTGTGTGCGAAATAATATTTTACGTCACCATCAGTCATTGTTAGTGATTAATGGAAAAAAATTATATTGTCTAATAGAAATAAACATTAAAAATTGTTTtatccaattttaaaattttaaaaattaatttttttttttgtgactaaaattttaaaaattaatttagataattattcttatctttatttttacaacaaaaataaaattttatttctaaGTTTGCAAAGTCTAATATGGTATGCAAAGAGTTGAAAACACTAataacaaaacacaaaaatattaatttctaaaaatcttaCCATTTGTTCAGAATATGCAACCCAGAACCTTGCTTGAGCTCTGTCATAGGAATCATGAGGGACCAATGGATTCTGTGGCCATAACTCATCAATGTATTGAACAATGATCATGGACTCACAAATGGGTTTTCCACCATGAACAAGCACTGGGGTCTTCTTATGCACAGGGTTGTATTCAAGAAGTTGAGGGCTCTTATTGAAGCGATCTTCCTCAATGTTCTCATATGATAGACCCTTCAATTTCAAGGTCCATACCACCCTCATTGTAAAGGGACTATACCAAAATCCATGTAACTTCAAATCTTCCATTTTTGTGTTTAGTGTCACCTCCTCACTCTACCTCTCTTTATATTGAGTTTAGTCATCTGGATTCTGGCGTGTTCATCAAGTTTAAACCTAagaaatttaatataatatctcAAGTAGTTTTAGACTTTTAGTTGATTGTAATGGTCAACTTGAATTTCACATTTATGATTGTAAACTCTCGGAAAAAATGCTCCAATTTTTTTATCAGTTTAgtatattataaatttatatattaaaattattattagaaaaattttaaagtttttgttttaatNNNNNNNNNNNNNNNNNNNNNNNNNNNNNNNNNNNNNNNNNNNNNNNNNNNNNNNNNNNNNNNNTaaatggaaaagtatagggtaccaacatattatctgccaatttttgccaactcttatttataattgtgttttatagaagtgtgttcgtggatgtgtctactaatcaatatattttaaatacatatataaagagacacatccagaaaatatatctataaaaacacttctattaaacatagctataaaaaagacatttttattagacacatctacgaacacacttccataaaacacaattataaataagagttggtagaagttggcagatatgctgttggtaacgtagcggaaccgataataaatatattaaaaatttaaactttgagtTTTTGATAAAACAAATGAAAATGGAAGTAAGCTTCCTAATACTGGATCCCTCGTNNNNNNNNNNNNNNNNNNNNNNNNNNNNNNNNNNNNNNNNNNNNNNNNNNNNNNNNNNNNNNNNNNNNNNNNNNNNNNNNNNNNNNNNNNNNNNNNNNNNNNNNNNNNNNNNNNNNNNNNNNNNNNNNNNNNNNNNNNNNNNNNNNNNNNNNNNNNNNNNNNNNNNNNNNNNNNNNNNNNNNNNNNNNNNNNNNNNNNNNNNNNNNNNNNNNNNNNNNNNNNNNNNNNNNNNNNNNNNNNNNNNNNNNNNNNNNNNNNNNNNNNNNNNNNNNNNNNNNNNNNNNNNNNNNNNNNNNNNNNNNNNNNNNNNNNNNNNNNNNNNNNNNNNNNNNNNNNNNNNNNNNNNNNNNNNNNNNNNNNNNNNNNNNNNNNNNNNNTTGTAGCtttttagttaaaaaatatatataattatatataggtTTTCACCTTTAAGCTGATAACTTCATTTtcaatataatttaatattttattactttatcCTCGATTATGCTGTGTGCTTTGATGtatgctttcaaacaaacaaaTTTGTAATAATAAACGCTTTCTTTTCATATGCAGTGGTTATATAATAGACAATTGAATAATggttgttattaattaattatataaaatttatgtatatatttttctatgtagattttttatataaatatttttgtgaAGATAATTTGTATTAATATTTTTTCTATAAAAATAATCTGTGTAGGTGCTTCTGTGAAGGTATTTTGTGTTAATATTTATTCTCAATCGTCTTTAATTGTCTATACGACAACCATTACATCGCCTTGGCATAAACGCTTTGTCTTTGAGATCCTGTCAGAAATGTCAATgttcaaaatataataaaacattGTAGAAAAATAGATCGGGATCTGTGATTATTGATAAAATTCTTTTAATGATGCATTATTTTGTTTTCCTGCCGTAAGCGCTTCCATCAGCAATTTTACAAACCCAGATTCAAGAAGGAAACGTTTTGGTGGATGATAGTATTGATGAATTCATATCATTATCTTAGGATAATTTACGCAAATAAAATGAATAAGCAAAACTTTTACGTAAATATAACATTGACAATTTCTAGAAGTAAATGCAATAAACGTAATTGTATATAATCTGCTACACCTTATAACGGAACTCAATTGCACGTAATTCGCTACAGGGTACCGCGGATTACGTTGAAGGCTGCATTACTCATAAatcgctacaccctgtagcggtttatgctcATATGGTGCTACACTCATAATCCGCTACATCCTCTAGCGGATTATGAACAATGTGAAAGCTTGAGAAGATGCCTATATATACCCAACAAGTTGTGTAGAGTGTCATTCTCATTCATTCATAACTTGAGGAATGGAGAATGAAGAGAGCTTTTTGGTGTTAGTGCATCattctgaaaaaataaaaaaagagtaagAGGCACAGTGTGAAGTTTACAGACAGAGAATCGCTGAGTGTTTTTGTCAGGTCGCCTGATACATTGTTGGATCTGAAGAGCAGTATACTGCAGAAGTTGGCCGCGGGTGGCTCAAAGTGGGTGAAGAAGCTGTTCTACAAGGTCCCTATTGCGGTTGTGTCAACTGGCGTGCAATATGAAACGTTCGTGTTACGAACAGATTAAGATATGCAGGTGTTGTTTCATTGTCGTCAGAGTTTTCCGAAAGTGAGGATACATGAGTTGTTTGCGAAGCTGGAACATGGGATCGATAGTTTTGGTGCATCCGCTCCAAACCCCCAGTCCACCACGATGGGGGGTGCCTCCACCTCGATGTCCGTCGTTGCACCTGAGTGTTTGTTGGAGTATCGGCCAGCCGGTCCAGTTGAGGGCATTCACCTCAACTCATCCATCTCCAGATGTAGGACATGAGGGGGAATCGGATCGGGTGGAAAATGCTATGCTAGAGGATGATTCCGACGAAGAGCCTGCTGACATTGGAGGGGACAGCGATGATGAAATTCCGACAAACCCAGCAACATGTCAACCACCGTCAAGTGCCGGCACACATGAGCAACCTGCACATTATTCTACCCTGGATCTGGGAGCCATCATCCAACCGACGGTATCAGCACCAACCTTTGGGGGTCGAAGCTTGCACGAGGAAAATTCTGTAGCTGAATTTCAAGTTGGCCAATCTTTCCATAGTAAGGAGGAAGCTGTGCTTACTGTAAAGGATTACAGCATTTGGCGCGATGTTGAGTATAGAGTGATGGAGTCAGATCATCTTAAGTACCATGGGAGATGCAAGGAGTTTGGGAAGGGTTGCACATGGATGATTCGCATCAGCCTTCGAGCACGGAAGGGAACTTGGGAGGTTCGGCGGTACAATGGACCACACACATGCTTGGCTACATTGATATCCAGCGACCACCGACAACTAGATTATCACGTGATCTGTGCGAATATCTTTCCTCTGGTTTGAGCCAATGCGGCGGATCGATAAAGGTGTTACAAGAAGCTACCGAAGGAACGTATGGGTTCAAG from Arachis ipaensis cultivar K30076 chromosome B09, Araip1.1, whole genome shotgun sequence includes these protein-coding regions:
- the LOC107618968 gene encoding probable glutathione S-transferase isoform X1; translation: MEDLKLHGFWYSPFTMRVVWTLKLKGLSYENIEEDRFNKSPQLLEYNPVHKKTPVLVHGGKPICESMIIVQYIDELWPQNPLVPHDSYDRAQARFWVAYSEQMVPALPALIQSTSAEEKEKAVQKAWENFKVLEDHCLADKRKFFGGDKINIVDIAIGSFFVFFVTIEDLKQVKILVAEKFPLLHLWFDNFKNAPVIKENFPDREKMLATMKAILERRLASS
- the LOC107618968 gene encoding probable glutathione S-transferase isoform X2, which encodes MEDLKLHGFWYSPFTMRVVWTLKLKGLSYENIEEDRFNKSPQLLEYNPVHKKTPVLVHGGKPICESMIIVQYIDELWPQNPLVPHDSYDRAQARFWVAYSEQMVPALPALIQSTSAEEKEKAVQKAWENFKVLEDHCLADKRKFFGGDKINIVDIAIGSFFVFFVTIEDLKQVKILVAEKFPLLHLWFDNFKNAPVIKENFPDREKMLATMKAILERRLASS